TCTCTTTGATATTACAATGGTCTTGCCAATCATATATCGAGTAGGATTTTCAGCCAATATGAATTACAACTGGGCTGTTTTGACTTGTAGCTTAGTACCAATATGAATTACAACTGGACTGTTTTGTCTTGTAGCTTAGTACCAATATGAATTACAACTGGACTGTTTTGTCTTGTAGCTTAGTACCAATATGAATTATAACTGGACTGTTTTGACTTGTAGTTTAGTAGCAATATGAATTACAATAGGGCTGTTTTGTCTTGTAGCTTAGTACCAATATGAGTTACAACTGGACTGTTTTGTCTTGTAGCTTAGTACCAATATGAGTTACAACTGGGCTGTTTTGTCTTGTAGCTTAGTACCAATATGAATTACAACAGGGCTGTTTTGTCTTGTAGCTTAGTACCAATATGAATTACAACTGGACTGTTTTGTCTTGTAGTTTAGTAGCAATATGAATTACAACTGTACTGTTTTGTCTTGTAGCTTAGTACCAATATGAATTACAACAGAGTTGTTTTGTCTTGTAGCTTAGTACCAATATGAATTACAACTGGGCTGTTTTGTCTTTTAGCTTAGTACCAATATGAATTACAACTGGGCTGTTTTGTCTTGTAGCTTAGTACCAATATGAATTACAACTGGGCTGTTTTGTCTTTTAGCTTAGTACCAATATGAATTACAACTGGGCTGTTTTGTCTTGTAGCTTAGTACCAATATGAATTACAACTGGACTGTTTTGTCTTGTAGCTTAGTACCAATATGAATTACGGCGGGGCTGTTTTGTCTTGTAGTTTAGTACCAATATGAATTATAACTGGGCTGTTTGGACTTGTAGCTTAGTACCAATATGAATTACAACTGGACTGTTTTGACTTGTAGTTTAGTACCAATATGAATTACAACTGGACTGTTTTGACTTGTAGTTTAGTAGCTGGGCTGTTttggccgtgtatatagccttgGAAAATCAGGGCTGACTATCTACACGGCGGTTTTAACATGGGAGAAAATCCCAGTGTACGGGCAACTTGATCTTTTTGTATGTTAAAATCAGGGGTTGGAACCTActatcataggcgtacgggctcccatttttgtcgGGGGATGGGGCAGTCCGAtctttgcccgaattaaacaaaaatgcccgaatctggataacatttattcgtattgccaaacagctatatagtgtTGCAAACGAACCACTACACATTACAGGTAATATTGTAAGTGAAATGACGAAACACATGGTAGTAGGTTGCTTTCTTTTTGTGGAGGTCTCCGTTGGCCGAGTGGTTAATGTCGGGGGCCGTCACATACCTGCTAATCGGTGCAACAGGTTCGAATCGTGTCACGTGACACTTTGTGTTGTTAAATCTTAAATTATAACTGACGGTATAGTTCGTTCAGTGAtttgccagtgatttgaaaataatttgaaaatattccgaattatcctgagggtatacgatatgtttcatgtgaattacgaatgccttatttagaccagtagaacaaattttaatcagattgctaacaacactgcatagtctccaatgtccaggtaacatttcgtctgtaaataataatttaaatattgaccaatcacacttcgccttttataacgttatttgggagcatacaaattctaaaaatatcgggcgagtctattttagtggccgcagtacagcgaaccataccaatacgtacgggatgggttatcagtcttcaattttacattaaaaattatttatttatttattaaaaaaaccccaactaaatcagtcttcagttttacattacaaattatttattttataaaataaaacatgttttaaggcattcgtaattcacacaaaacatgtcgtataccctcaggataattcggaaagttttcaaattattttcaaatcactggcatgattctgcaagtaaggttttgattggtggacatgagctacaactggctgctgttagatccacatgtaatagtggagctaattttaattagattgttctAAAATGATGTATATTCCAATCCAAACGTTTTTCTAAAAGTATAGTTGATTTAAAAgatctatataaaatattaattctgaaataggaaggtacgattgtcgataatacattgtcaagatcaaaccggttttaacgaaagactctagtaccgtatcctcaaccgaacgttctttgtacagcgcaagatttctcatttcattttttgaactgtaactgacaacaggctgtcgtttgtcctttgccgagcaatggccccacaggcgacgaatcgagcgtatacttttgacgatcgccgttcatagcgaacacacacgagttttaaaaaaatgcatttgagcttgtatttcatatttgtacatgatgttataatatggtaaccagacccTGTAACTTTAAGCCGGTTAGCAAGTCACGGGGTCAAGTCACTTGGCTCTTCGAGTCGACAGGCGTTTTGGCAAGCGGTGGgaaaaacgcgactttttattgcgaatatattaaaaacgggtaaatttgttaaaatgtattttattgatacttcatatatattgtaaaaggtatacgtagataccaaacaatagtgaataacgtttttgataaatgtcgACCTTTAATAATTTCAGGTGCCTGTGTGCTAAAACATTTCAAGGTGAGTTTCTAATTAATATGTACTTATCTAAGAGATGTAATTGTGTAATTTAGGTGAgattaaaaattagtttcattgCCTTTTTCACAatgatcaggtcaggtcaggtcataggactTAACGTGCACAGTCTGAGcaactgttgtagcgcacagtCTGAGcaactgttgtagcgcacagtCTGAGcaactgttgtagcgcacacctgatATGAGCGCATGTGTCGACTTAcaccggcccccccccccccccccccccgtccaggacaggattcACAatgatcaggtcaggtcaggtgatAGGACTTAACGTGCACAGTCTGAGcaactgttgtagcgcacagtCTGAGcaactgttgtagcgcacagtCTGAGcaactgttgtagcgcacacctgatatgggcgcaggtgtcgacttacaccgcccccccccccccccccccccgtccaggacaggattcACCCTGATTATAGCACTATCTATTAACATACGAAATATAGAATGCATGATCCATCTATATTTAAATGAATCCCTCATTATACAGCTATTATCTATGGTAAAGAATTCAAGTTGTACGTAGACTACCAACGTGAGTAGGACTTGTGAATGACGGCTTGGTAAACATCGCTGACCTCTGTCGTCACGAGGACTTTATTTTGGAAACCCATATACATGGTTACGTTTGTGCTCAGAAAGCATGACGGTAACGACCGAACAACGGCCAGGTTGGATGTTTATAAGTGTGAGTATCTGCAAGCGACAGTGTGGGAAGGCTCTAAAATAAAGTGTAGTTAAAAGGCTGTGTGGACCCACGACCAAGCACCAGGTAAGATGAGCGTGCTGACACCACTAATACAAGCCATGATTCAACGAATCACCGTAACCATTGTCACGTAGTCCGCCTCGTATCGTTTCCTATAGTATACACAAAAAAGGGGTAGTCCGCCTAAACATCacttctttttatatatatgatgtCCAAAGCCGCGATCAGAGTTATCCCTTTTAGTTATCCACACCCGCTTCGACACATGTTATCCGATGACCGCTAACTGTTTAGTACGAACACGTGTCACGTGTTTCAGCAAAACCACTGTCCACGCGTGCActgccaggattttatatggggATGCGGCAAACATCAAACAACTggatttttttgggggtgtgATTCTGttagattttataaaatgtaatacagtaaaacaataaaaaaaaagtcatctggggtgggtgggtgtgcgggggggggggggggggttgtaagaTAATGCACGGTGTGTTGTAGGATAGTGGATTGTGTGTTGTACGTTAATGGATTGTCTTATAAATTAGTGGATTGTGTGTTGTCCATTTGTGGATTGTGTTATACACTAGTGGATTGTGTGTTTTATACTAGTGAATGTTTATCGccagtgatgggagagtgataggagccagtgataggagccagtgatgagagtgataggagccagtggtgggagagtgataggagccaaTGGTGGGAGTGATaggagagtgataggagccagtgatAGGAGAATGATGAGAGCCAGTGATGAGAGTGATTGGAGTCAGTGGTGGGAGACTGATAGGAGCCAATGgtgggagagtgataggagccagtgatggGAGAGTAATAGGAACCTGTGATGGGAGAGTGATAAGAGCCATTGATGAGAGAGTGATAGGAGCCTgtgatgggagagtgataggagccagtcacgggagagtgataggagcctgtgatgggagagtgataagagccagtgatgggagagtgataggagcctGTGATGGGAGAAGGATAAGGGCCAGTGATGAGAGAGTGATAGGAGCCTgtgatgggagagtgataggagACTGATGGAGCCAGTGgtgggagagtgataggagcctGTGATGGGAGAGTGATAAGAGCCAGTGGTGGGAGACTGATAGGAGCCTGTGATGGGAGAGTGATAAGAGCCAGTGATGGGAGAGAGATAGGAGCCTGTGATGGGAGAATGATAAGAGCCAGCGAtgagagtgataggagccagtggtgggagagtgataggagccagtgatgggagagtgataggagccagtggtgggagagtgataggagccagtggtgggagtgataggagccagtgatgggagagtgataggagACTGATGGAGCCAGTGGTGGGAGAGTGGTAGGAGCCAGTGATGAcagtgataggagccagtgacgggagtgataggagccagtgatgggagagtgatagaagccagtgatgggagagtgataggagccagtggTGGGAGACTGATAGGAACCTGTGATGGGAGAGTGATAAGAGCCAGTGATGAGAGAGTGATAGGAGCCTgtgatgggagagtgataggagccagtgatggGAGACTGATAGGAGCCTgtgatgggagagtgataggagcctgtgatgggagagtgataagagccagtgatgggagagtgatagaagccagtgatgggagagtgataggagccagtggTGGGAGAGTGGTAGGAGGCAGTGATGGGAGTGATAGGAGCCTCTGATGGGAGAGCGATAGGAGACTGTGATGGaagagtgataggagccagtgatgggagagtgataggagccagaGGTGGGAGTGATAggagtgataggagccagtgataggagtgataggagccagtgatTGAAGAGTGATAAGAGCCAGTGATTAGAGAGTGATAGAAGCCAGTGGTGGGAGAGTAATAGGAGCGAGTGgtgggagagtgataggagccagtgatgggagagtgataggaACCTGTGATGGGAGAGTGATAAGAGCCAGTGATGAGATAGTGATAGGAGCCTGTGATGGGAGAGTGATAAGAGccagtgatgggagagtgataggagccagtgatgAGATAGTGATAGGAGCCTGTGATGGGAGAGTGATAAGAGccagtgatgggagagtgataggagcctGTGGTAAGAGccagtgatgggagagtgataggagccagtggtggcagagtgataggagccagtggTGGGAGAGTGATGAATccagtgatgggagagtgataggagcctGTGAGGGAGAGTGATACGAGCCAGTGATGagagagtgataggagccagtgatgggagagtgatGGAGCCAGTGGTGGGACAGTGATAGGAGTCAATGATGGGAGTGATAGGAGCCTGTGATGGGAAAGTGATAAGAGACTGATGGAGCCAGTGgtgggagagtgataggagcctgtgatgggagagtgataggagccagtgatggGAGAGTAATAGGAACCTGTGATGGGAGAGTGATAAGAGCCATTGATGAGAGAGTGATAGGAGCCTgtgatgggagagtgataggagccagtcacgggagagtgataggagcctGTGATGGGAGAGTGATAAGAGCCAGTGATaggagagtgataggagcctGTGATGGGAGAAGGATAGGAGCCAGAGGTGGGAGTGATAggagtgataggagccagtgataggagtgatag
The sequence above is drawn from the Gigantopelta aegis isolate Gae_Host chromosome 6, Gae_host_genome, whole genome shotgun sequence genome and encodes:
- the LOC121376421 gene encoding uncharacterized transmembrane protein DDB_G0289901-like translates to MRVIGVSGGRLIGANGGRVIGASDGRVIGTCDGRVIRAIDERVIGACDGRRVIEASGGRVIGASGGRVIGASDGRVIGTCDGRVIRASDEIVIGACDGRVIRASDGRVIGASDEIVIGACDGRVIRASDGRVIGACGASDGRVIGTCDGRVIRAIDERVIGACDGRVIGASHGRVIGACDGRVIRASDRRVIGACDGRRIGARASGGRVIGASGGRVIGASDGRVIGACDGRVIRASDEIVIGACDGRVIRASDGRVIGASDEIVIGACDGRVIRASDGRVIGACGACDGRVIRASDERVIGACDGRVIGASHGRVIGACDGRVIRASDRRVIACEPVMGEG